The genomic stretch GTGATGACCTTCATTTCGAGCCCGTTTCAAAAGGAGATCGATAGATTTTATGTGCCGTTTGATCGTTCCTGGGGCCAAGCCGTACTGACCTGAAGACAAGTCCTTGGTACGGCGCAAGATGTCATCCAATGAAAGATAAGTATCCTTTTTTGATCTCAGGAACATTGTTGGGATTTTGTTCAAGATATCCCGCCAGTAGGCAATGTGGTGTTGCTGAATGTCGGCGACGGACGTGATTCCCGTGACAAAACAGAACAATCGAATGTCGGACTGCCGTTGTTTGCAATTGGCTTGACTGAGTTGTTCTGATTGGGCCATGCGCCAGAAAACGGATGGAATGTCGGCTGAATATTGGTCCGAGTTGGCATCGGTTGCCACCTCCCGTCGCTCCTCAAATGCCTGATTGAGCTCCAATACTGTATGTGTTGAAAATTCAAATACCGGGCCGGTTAGCTTTGGTGCTATTTGCTCCACCATCGGAGCAGGGGTGGGTTGTGGATCGGCTTCCGGCTGTTGTTGGTCAATGTTCAAAACAGGCACGGATACGCGCTCAGAGGAGAATATCAACTGTTGCGCCTTGTACTTGGCGATCAACGTTGCTTCTCGCAGTTGTGCGCGATGCTCCAGACCACTAACTTTCAGCCCGTTTACAGCCTCATGAATCGTATTGATGCGTTCATTTGCATCAGCTCCTCTGATTGCCTCGGCTTCCCTCCGATACGCGTGTATAGCCGTTTCGAGTTCATCTTTGGTCCAAGCTGGATCAATGCGCTTCGGAGGAAGGTTATCGCGTATACCGTCTTCGATCAGGCTTTTCAGTGCGATCGTACTGGCACGCGCGTAAAATTCATCGCTTTCTCGAAACCGACCCGACATGCGCGCCATTCGAAATTGGCGATCTTTCTTTCGAAGCATATCGTTAAGAACGACGTTGAAATACTGAGAGACCTGCGTGTCGCTCAGTGGTTCACTCAATAAAATAAATCCATTCATAAGCTTGTCCATCTCAACTCTTAGTCGTGTGGACAATATAGACGCTTTTACTTCGTCTGACGTCCCCAATGATGCCTGTACATATGCATTTCCTGTGGACAACCTCGGGATTCGGCGCCGAAAATGATAGATTCGACCCCGTTTAAGGAGATGAGAAGGTGACTGCATAGCATTTGGCTCCTGATCGGAACCGTCATCTGCAATGATCGAAACGGCATAGGGCCTTCAGAGGAGGCTGTGTTACAACCTGTGTGACACTTTGTGTGACAATTAGCCTGAAAGGCCAGAATCTCACCGGAGTGAAATTCTAATCTGTAGCAAAATCAATACCCTAAGGGGGAATTGGCTCCGACGGTAGGGATCGAACCTACGACCAATTGATTAACAGTCAACTGCTCTACCGCTGAGCTACGTCGGAACGGTCTGGGCCGTATAGCAACAGTGTTTTCAGGCGTCCAGAGGCTTTTGGAGAAAAAATAAACTTTTCACACATGCCGCTTCAGATCGTCTTGAACACGGCCTTTGCCGACATACCGTCGACCGGTGTCACACGGTCTTTTCCGCATAAATCGACAAGGTGGGCCAGCACGTTGCGGGTGGCGGCACCCAGCAGTGCGGGCGGGGTTTCGGTATAGATGGCGGCGGCCAGATCGGCGGCAGTGGCGGGGCTGCGGGCCAGATGTGACAGAATCGCAGCCTCGCGGCCCAGACGGTGGCCCACCAGCCAGTCGAGTCGTGCAGCCGGATCGGTGACAGGGGCGCCGTGTCCGGGGTAGAACACCCGCCAGTCGCGTGCTTGCAGCCGGGCACAAGAGGCCATGAAATCGGTCAGGTCGCCATCGGGCGGCGACACCAGCGACGAGGCCCAGCCCATCACATGATCGGCCGTCAAACAGGCATCCCCCCAGCCCAGACACAGGTGGTTGCCAATGTGGCCGGGGGTATGGATCGCCTCCAGCGCCCAACAGTCGCCGGTGATGATCGTGCCATCGGGAATTTCGACATCGGCTCTGAACTCCGTGTCGATGCCTTCTCCGCCGCCCACCAGACCGCCCTGCGCCAGCTCTGTCATCGCCGCGCTGCGCCCGGCATGCGCATCCCCAAAGGCCAGCACCGGCGCACCCGTGCGTTGCGCCAGCGGGCGGGCCAGCGGTGAATGGTCCAGATGGGTATGAGTCACGATGATATGGGTGATTTTCTGATCTGGCCCCACCGCGGCCAGAATCGCCTGCAAATGCGTGTCGTCCGCGGGGCCGGGGTCGATCACCGCCAGTCCGCGTGTACCCACAAGATAGGTATTGGTGCCGCGATAGGTCATGGGCGAGGGGTTGGGCGCCACGATCCGGCGCAGTCCGGTTTCCAGCACTTCGGCCACACCGATTGCTGGATCAAAATCATCGGGTGGCATCATGGTACAGGCTCTTCTATCCGCTTCGGTTCACCGCTAGGGTTTAGACATGTCCTTTGAATGGCTCAAACATTATATGCCCCGCAGCCTGTATGGCCGTGCCGCACTGATCCTGCTGTTGCCGGTGGTGTTTGTGCAAATCGTGGTGTCTGTGGTGTTCACCCAGCGCCATTTCCAAGGGGTTACCGCCCAGATGACCAACGCCGCAGGACGCGAGATTGCATTGGTACTGGACGTGATGGAAGGTGCCCCGACACGCGAGCTGATAGGCGCGCGTGTGCAGGACCGTGTGCCACAGCTTGAAATTTACGCCAGCGCTGTCGACGCGGTGCCCGCCATTGATGCATGGAACTGGCTGGACCTGTCGGGCGGCTTTGTGGTGGCGCAGCTGCACGAAAGGGTGCCGCGTGCGCTGGCTGTTGATCTGACCACCAACAAGCGGGTTCACATATATGTCGCAACCGACAGCGGGCCGGTGCGGCTGGATTTCGACCGGCGCCGCGTGTCAGCTGCCAATCCGCACCAGCTGTTCGTGAACATGGTGTTCTTCAGCGTTCTGATCACCATCGTTGCGCTGATCTATCTGCGCAACCAGTTGCGCCCGATCAAACGGCTTGCCCGCGCTTCAGAAGCCTTTGGCCGGGGGCGTCATGTGCCCTATACGCCCGCCGGTGCCACCGAAGTGCGCGCCGCCGGGACGGCCTTTGTCGATATGCGCAACCGGATCGAACGTCAGATCGAAACCCGCACCCTGATGCTGTCAGGGGTCAGCCATGATTTGCGCACGCCGCTGACGCGGATGCGCCTGTCGCTGTCGATGCTGGACGACGAAGATCGCGAAGCACTGGAACAGGACGTGGACCAGATGCAAAACATGATCAACGAATTCCTGAACTTTGCAAAAGGCGCACAAGAGGGCGAACCCGAAAGAATCGATCCGCTGGCCCTGATCCGCGACATCGTGGAAGACCAGCAAAGGGCAGGGCGCCCTGTGACCCTTGTGACTGCCAGCGGCGAAGGGACCATCAACCTGCGCCCCGTCGCCATGCGCCGCGCCATCGAAAATCTGATAAACAACGCGGTGCGTTACGGGGCCCGCGCTGAGGTCAGCGTTGTGCTGACTGAAAAATCCCTGCGCTTTCGTGTCGAAGACGACGGCCCCGGCATTCCCGAAGACAGGCGCGCCGACGCGCAGCGCCCGTTCACACGGCTCGACCCTGCGCGCAATCAGGACAAAGGTGGTGGCGTGGGGCTGGGACTTGCCATCGCAACCGACATCGCACGCGCCCATGGCGGCGTGCTGCGGCTGGGCAGCAGCGAACGGCTGGGCGGCTTGCAGGCGGATATTGTGATCGCACGGTAAGTGACGTGAAATACGATGGGTCCTGACCCTAAGGGGGGACTGATGCAAATTAGCACCGGTTTTGCTGTTGTGGGATAAACTTGAGAAGCATGCACGCCTGACCAAAGACTGTGTTAGCGTGCCCCAAGATGCGCAATCATGCGCGATTTTCTCATACAGATTGGT from Pseudosulfitobacter sp. DSM 107133 encodes the following:
- a CDS encoding MBL fold metallo-hydrolase, which translates into the protein MMPPDDFDPAIGVAEVLETGLRRIVAPNPSPMTYRGTNTYLVGTRGLAVIDPGPADDTHLQAILAAVGPDQKITHIIVTHTHLDHSPLARPLAQRTGAPVLAFGDAHAGRSAAMTELAQGGLVGGGEGIDTEFRADVEIPDGTIITGDCWALEAIHTPGHIGNHLCLGWGDACLTADHVMGWASSLVSPPDGDLTDFMASCARLQARDWRVFYPGHGAPVTDPAARLDWLVGHRLGREAAILSHLARSPATAADLAAAIYTETPPALLGAATRNVLAHLVDLCGKDRVTPVDGMSAKAVFKTI
- a CDS encoding ATP-binding protein translates to MSFEWLKHYMPRSLYGRAALILLLPVVFVQIVVSVVFTQRHFQGVTAQMTNAAGREIALVLDVMEGAPTRELIGARVQDRVPQLEIYASAVDAVPAIDAWNWLDLSGGFVVAQLHERVPRALAVDLTTNKRVHIYVATDSGPVRLDFDRRRVSAANPHQLFVNMVFFSVLITIVALIYLRNQLRPIKRLARASEAFGRGRHVPYTPAGATEVRAAGTAFVDMRNRIERQIETRTLMLSGVSHDLRTPLTRMRLSLSMLDDEDREALEQDVDQMQNMINEFLNFAKGAQEGEPERIDPLALIRDIVEDQQRAGRPVTLVTASGEGTINLRPVAMRRAIENLINNAVRYGARAEVSVVLTEKSLRFRVEDDGPGIPEDRRADAQRPFTRLDPARNQDKGGGVGLGLAIATDIARAHGGVLRLGSSERLGGLQADIVIAR